Proteins from a single region of Carassius carassius chromosome 37, fCarCar2.1, whole genome shotgun sequence:
- the LOC132118333 gene encoding high mobility group nucleosome-binding domain-containing protein 3-like, with the protein MPKRKSPEGAEAKDATKVTKQEPTRRSERLSSKPAPPKAEPKAKKPAAKKPSNDKVVKEKKGGAKGKKEEKESAPTANGETKPEEICVSRSSVSVSSWRSSAPSFLSIRGQSESVRVKGN; encoded by the exons ATGCCCAAGAGGAAG TCACCCGAGGGAGCAGAGGCCAAAGATGCCACCAAAGTTACAAAGCAGGAG CCTACTCGGAGGTCAGAGCGTCTTTCCTCA AAACCAGCTCCTCCTAAAGCTGAACCAAAAGCCAAAAAGCCAGCTGCCAAG AAGCCATCCAATGACAAAGTGGTAAAGGAGAAGAAGGGCGGAGCCAAaggaaagaaagaggagaaagaaTCGGCGCCCACTGCAAATGGAGAGACCAAGCCAGAGGAG ATCTGTGTCTCTCGCTCATCTGTCAGTGTGTCATCATGGAGAAGTTCTGCCCCCTCCTTCCTGTCCATCCGAGGGCAGAGTGAGAGTGTTAGAGTAAAGG